A DNA window from bacterium contains the following coding sequences:
- a CDS encoding 4Fe-4S dicluster domain-containing protein, whose amino-acid sequence MPEAVGFFTDSSVCIGCKACEVACKEWNRLPGDKPAFMDSYDNTGALNDQNWRHVQFIERMGDEPVQSGNGHAWLMLSDVCKHCKHASCMEVCPTGAIVRTEFDTVFIQQDVCNGCRYCISACPFGVIGFSAETGTVHKCTFCYDRLQNGMTPACAQACPTQSIQFGPLAEMQKRADARLAALHDQGYAQAQLYGRDDQVYGGLNAFFLLMDRPETYGLPNAQNAVLPRRNNQGGYLGMLATALLGAVAAVVAFRDRRMTELGRAQGGAQGGNG is encoded by the coding sequence ATGCCTGAGGCCGTCGGCTTCTTCACCGACTCGAGCGTCTGCATCGGCTGCAAGGCCTGTGAGGTCGCCTGCAAGGAGTGGAACCGGCTCCCCGGCGACAAACCGGCGTTCATGGACAGTTACGACAACACCGGGGCGCTCAACGACCAGAACTGGCGCCACGTCCAGTTCATCGAGCGGATGGGCGACGAGCCGGTCCAAAGCGGCAACGGGCACGCCTGGCTGATGCTGTCCGACGTCTGCAAGCACTGCAAGCACGCGAGCTGCATGGAAGTCTGCCCGACCGGCGCGATCGTCCGCACCGAGTTCGACACGGTGTTCATCCAGCAGGATGTGTGCAACGGATGCCGCTACTGCATCTCCGCCTGCCCGTTCGGCGTCATCGGGTTCAGCGCCGAGACCGGTACCGTGCACAAGTGTACGTTTTGCTACGACCGCCTGCAGAACGGCATGACCCCGGCGTGCGCCCAGGCGTGTCCGACGCAATCGATCCAGTTCGGCCCGCTCGCCGAGATGCAGAAGCGCGCCGACGCGCGTCTGGCGGCGCTGCACGACCAGGGCTACGCGCAGGCGCAGCTCTACGGACGCGACGATCAGGTCTACGGCGGCCTCAACGCCTTCTTTCTCCTGATGGACAGGCCGGAAACGTACGGCCTGCCGAACGCCCAGAACGCCGTGCTGCCGCGCCGGAACAACCAGGGCGGCTATCTCGGCATGCTCGCGACGGCGCTCCTCGGCGCCGTCGCCGCGGTCGTGGCGTTCCGCGACCGGCGCATGACGGAATTGGGCCGCGCCCAAGGAGGCGCACAGGGGGGGAACGGGTGA
- the fdhE gene encoding formate dehydrogenase accessory protein FdhE, which yields MTEQREQTQSAVLAAPWGARRERAEALRERYPFAREPLALYRALLDVQEPAWSAARRDAPDGADAAAYAAERVLPRVLEVTAAAGPGTLANLVRGQFAGMPAPARGEMIRRWLDGEDHSAVERYLARASAGPVLEALGARAGDACGGRHAGRERAGVAEEPSGDRRCPTCGGLPQLSYVAVPAEALVAGPRVLVCSRCAAGWAYPRLMCASCGEQDPSKLTVLAEVGVEERSLSGSTVRGLRGRIEAPPAETPRSRLRGTSPRFPHVRIDACTACSRYLLSIDLGRDPRAVPVVDELAAIPLDLHAVDRGFTKIVPNLMGA from the coding sequence ATGACCGAACAGCGCGAGCAGACTCAGTCCGCCGTTCTGGCCGCACCGTGGGGCGCCCGGCGCGAGCGCGCCGAGGCCCTGCGGGAGCGATATCCGTTTGCGCGTGAACCGCTCGCCCTTTATCGGGCGCTTCTCGACGTGCAGGAACCGGCCTGGTCCGCCGCCAGGCGGGACGCACCCGACGGCGCCGACGCGGCCGCTTATGCGGCGGAGCGCGTGCTGCCCCGCGTCCTCGAGGTCACGGCCGCGGCCGGACCGGGGACGCTCGCGAATCTTGTCCGCGGACAGTTCGCCGGGATGCCCGCGCCGGCCCGCGGCGAGATGATCCGCCGGTGGCTCGATGGGGAGGACCACAGCGCCGTCGAGCGGTATCTCGCCCGCGCGTCCGCCGGGCCGGTGCTCGAAGCCCTCGGAGCGCGGGCCGGAGATGCCTGCGGCGGCCGCCACGCCGGCAGGGAGCGGGCAGGGGTCGCCGAGGAGCCGTCCGGCGACCGGCGCTGCCCAACCTGCGGCGGCCTTCCCCAGCTCAGTTACGTCGCGGTGCCGGCGGAGGCGCTCGTGGCCGGTCCTCGTGTGCTGGTCTGCTCGCGGTGCGCGGCCGGTTGGGCGTACCCGCGACTCATGTGCGCCTCGTGCGGGGAGCAGGACCCGTCGAAACTGACCGTCCTCGCCGAAGTGGGCGTCGAGGAGCGCAGCCTGTCCGGCAGCACCGTCCGCGGGCTCCGCGGACGGATCGAGGCGCCGCCCGCGGAGACGCCGCGGTCCCGCTTACGCGGGACGTCGCCCCGCTTCCCGCACGTGCGCATCGATGCGTGCACCGCGTGTTCGCGGTACCTGCTCTCAATCGACCTGGGGCGCGATCCCCGCGCCGTCCCGGTGGTCGACGAGCTGGCCGCGATTCCGCTCGATCTCCATGCCGTCGATCGCGGCTTCACCAAAATCGTGCCGAATCTGATGGGGGCGTGA